Proteins encoded in a region of the Isosphaeraceae bacterium EP7 genome:
- a CDS encoding C45 family peptidase: protein MIRRTALWALGFAALLAIAPSASMAETRTIARCGAGFLEEVDGSKVLHLKGTPYEMGYQQGALLKDEIRELVTFLFEVKAKELKAGIGGLKLDPKRLINSISERQKAFTPPRYFEEMRGVADGAEMKVEDIIAANFIPELFHCSGFALSGSATKDGTLYHGRILDYGCDWKLQDHAVVTVAEPEGKIPFVNVTYAGFVGSVTGMNAKSVSIGEMGGKGLGHWEGVPMAFLVRWALEEGEDLDSAVAIFRDHPRTCEYYYVIADGKSGKGVGLEASWDTFTLVNMGEVHEKLPNAVKDAVLLSVGDRYNELSKRVKEGHGTFDANSARELMSRPVAMKSNLHSVLFESASTRFWVANASKTGEPAVTQPYHGFQLTELLGHQADTAAPLLPGPKAETTGSR, encoded by the coding sequence ATGATCCGACGAACCGCGCTCTGGGCCCTGGGCTTCGCGGCCCTGCTGGCGATTGCTCCCTCGGCCTCGATGGCCGAGACCCGGACGATCGCCCGGTGCGGGGCGGGTTTTCTGGAGGAAGTTGACGGGTCCAAGGTGCTGCATCTCAAGGGGACACCCTATGAGATGGGCTATCAGCAGGGGGCCCTGCTGAAGGACGAGATCCGCGAGCTGGTGACGTTCCTGTTCGAAGTGAAGGCGAAGGAACTGAAGGCGGGGATCGGCGGGCTGAAGCTGGACCCCAAGCGGCTGATCAACTCGATCTCGGAGCGGCAGAAGGCGTTCACGCCTCCGCGCTACTTCGAGGAGATGCGCGGGGTGGCCGATGGGGCCGAGATGAAGGTCGAGGACATCATCGCGGCCAACTTCATCCCCGAGCTGTTCCATTGCAGCGGATTCGCGCTGAGCGGATCGGCCACCAAGGACGGCACGCTCTACCACGGGCGGATCCTGGACTACGGCTGCGACTGGAAGTTGCAAGACCACGCAGTGGTAACGGTGGCCGAGCCCGAGGGGAAGATCCCGTTCGTGAACGTGACATACGCCGGGTTCGTCGGGTCGGTGACCGGGATGAACGCGAAGTCGGTCTCCATCGGCGAGATGGGGGGCAAGGGCCTGGGCCACTGGGAAGGGGTGCCGATGGCCTTCCTGGTCCGCTGGGCCCTGGAAGAGGGCGAAGACCTTGACTCCGCGGTTGCGATCTTCCGCGATCACCCCAGGACGTGTGAATACTACTATGTGATCGCCGACGGCAAGAGTGGCAAGGGGGTCGGCCTTGAGGCGTCGTGGGACACCTTCACCCTGGTGAACATGGGCGAGGTGCACGAGAAGCTGCCGAACGCCGTGAAGGACGCTGTGCTGCTCTCAGTGGGCGACCGTTACAACGAGCTGAGCAAGCGTGTGAAGGAAGGCCACGGCACCTTCGACGCCAACTCCGCCCGCGAGCTGATGAGCCGGCCGGTGGCCATGAAGTCGAACCTGCACAGCGTCCTGTTCGAGTCGGCGAGCACCAGGTTCTGGGTGGCCAACGCCTCGAAGACCGGGGAGCCCGCCGTGACGCAGCCGTACCACGGGTTCCAGCTCACGGAGCTGCTCGGGCACCAGGCCGACACGGCGGCGCCGCTGCTGCCCGGGCCGAAGGCCGAGACGACGGGATCGCGCTGA